Proteins encoded by one window of Scatophagus argus isolate fScaArg1 chromosome 8, fScaArg1.pri, whole genome shotgun sequence:
- the si:dkey-178k16.1 gene encoding band 4.1-like protein 1, whose protein sequence is MTTEKALAGEMKSAMEGDARRTNQVPEDHGEDDSSEKTPSKASKSPQKTTKRPKTIPVKVTLLDGSDYEAAVEKFAKGQTLLDMVCGHLNLLERDYFGLTFQDTDNSKNWLDPSKEIKKQIRVGSWIFGFSVKFYPPDPSVLIEDITRYYLCLQLRDDILSGRLPCSFVTHALLGSYTVQAELGDYDPEEHGPDYVNDFHFAPNQTRELEERVMELHHNYRGMSPAEAEVNFLENAKKLSMYGVDLHHAKDSEGIDIMLGVSANGLLIYRDRLRINRFAWPKILKISYKRSNFYIKIRPGEYEQFESTIGFKLPNHRASKRLWKVCIEHHTFFRLVSPEPPPKGFLVIGSKFRYSGRTQAQTRQASALIDRPAPQFERSVSKRYMLPRSIDGASALGDSMDQLSQRSSSERTQFMSREDLDQEGSLDLDHEHYQYQDQDQSTDQELEQHELQDQDQVQKHTQGASISTATKTLELKGEEAGSPSDSKPEDQATPRPKQEQFLDKPEDVLQKHQASINELKRALRQPNSKMGQREKRLSSATPPGGTPERKPATSDARLIDKQDAYEGGLDTYSKMEKSKTSSVGRDTFVVTPWTETNMNNCQTPRDSLKTRPGTSLKQATDLNAMDERVATNGHHDSVLARNFVQENGYGSPPDKQRDAMITRDMRHCHRERPKASEAPLAMDSLPKGNGSGIESDTRHCDTWKIKDPKPMGAKDCNKTGNSHSEVTKIVPLKPQRSKKSLNKENKGAVNPQTQSQSDGDIFVVTEDVHVTKSKDRSCEAGFKDDGNTVLQSATDVVKENTEATKYHSEGTMSYQQQTVLHQQIKKELFGQQELRECRGTGQSQWTRGGMLHDDHFQNSSEFKENVFSSSKFPIVPPRTLPLKTQWSRDRQTNMDNSHIHYRTAGQEAAKRKQAETPPTPAIHEEPLNEASREPWEKRLGSVSEDDQDHEILYLKETHLGIERKCSSITVSSTSSLEAEVDFTVLTDLHTGMEEFSRGMSELGDRDLSPDGGLCFGIDLLQQQQGPPEPPPPLVSAPLSRGASSSPPAKHIQTEDVRPEIKRPDVQPVVPKKPKRSVPVSSSVDREQSHREASRVPAIAPLSREASDVMPTPTVRKTDVRTETQPNGSEVTTTIVEFTDQDHGITGLSEVSYSTRQNKSPVHVSSLGREASASPILVTENVTSATTHVTKTVKGGYSETRIEKRIIITGDDDVDQEQALAIAIQEAKQQHPDMQVTKAVVVRETESTTEDRHGASES, encoded by the exons ATGACAACAGAGAAGGCTTTGGCTGGGGAAATGAAGAGCGCAATGGAGGGGGACGCCAGGAGAACCAATCAG GTTCCAGAGGACCACGGGGAAGATGATAGCTCAGAGAAGACCCCCAGCAAAGCCTCCAAATCCCCCCAGAAAACCACCAAGCGGCCCAAGACCATCCCTGTCAAAGTCACTCTACTCGACGGCTCAGACTATGAGGCTGCAGTAGAG aaaTTTGCCAAGGGCCAGACCCTGCTGGACATGGTGTGTGGCCATCTGAACCTGCTGGAGAGGGACTACTTTGGCCTGACTTTCCAGGACACGGACAACTCcaag AATTGGTTGGATCCCTCCAAAGAGATTAAGAAACAAATCCGGG TTGGCTCCTGGATCTTCGGATTTTCCGTCAAGTTCTACCCTCCAGACCCATCTGTGCTCATTGAAGACATCACTAG GTACTACCTGTGCCTGCAGCTGAGGGACGACATCCTGTCCGGTCGTCTACCCTGCTCGTTTGTCACCCATGCCCTTCTGGGCTCGTACACTGTCCAAGCTGAACTTGGAGACTATGACCCCGAGGAACACGGCCCTGACTATGTCAACGACTTCCACTTTGCACCGAACCAGACACGGGAGCTggaagagagagtgatggagctGCACCATAACTATAG GGGAATGAGTCCAGCAGAGGCAGAGGTGAACTTTCTAGAAAATGCCAAGAAGCTTTCAATGTATGGGGTCGACCTGCATCATGCTAAG GATTCAGAAGGAATTGACATAATGCTTGGTGTGAGCGCCAATGGTTTGCTCATCTACCGAGACCGCCTAAGGATCAATCGATTCGCCTGGCCAAAAATCCTCAAGATCTCCTATAAGAGAAGCAACTTCTATATCAAGATCCGCCCAGGAGAG TATGAACAGTTTGAAAGCACCATAGGCTTTAAGCTGCCCAACCATCGGGCCTCGAAGCGACTGTGGAAGGTCTGCATTGAGCACCACACCTTCTTCAG GTTGGTTTCCCCAGAGCCGCCACCCAAAGGCTTCCTGGTGATTGGCTCCAAGTTCCGCTACAGCGGTCGGACCCAAGCCCAGACCAGACAGGCCAGTGCTTTGATTGACAGGCCTGCTCCACAGTTTGAGAGGTCTGTTAGCAAGAGGTACATGCTGCCCCGAAGCATTGATGGAG CCTCAGCTCTAGGTGACAGTATGGACCAGTTGTCCCAGCGGAGCTCCAGTGAACGCACGCAGTTCATGTCCAGAGAAGACCTCGATCAAGAGGGAAGCCTGGACCTGGATCATGAACACTACCAATATCAGGACCAGGATCAGTCCACAGATCAGGAACTCGAGCAGCATGAACTTCAGGACCAAGATCAGGTTCAGAAGCATACTCAGGGTGCCAGCATCTCAACGGCCACCAAGACTTTGGAGCTTAAG GGTGAGGAGGCAGGCTCACCATCAGACTCAAAACCAGAG GATCAGGCCACCCCTCGGCCCAAACAGGAG CAGTTCTTGGATAAGCCAGAAGATGTTCTACAAAAGCATCAGGCCAGCATCAATGAGCTGAAGAGAGCTTTGAGGCAACCTAACAGCAAGATGGGCCAGAGGGAGAAACGCCTCTCGTCAGCTACTCCTCCTGGAGGAACTCCTGAGCGGAAACCA GCAACCAGTGATGCCAGATTGATTGACAAGCAGGATGCTTATGAAGGAGGGCTGGATACTTACTCTAAAATGGAAAAGAGTAAGACCTCTTCTGTGGGTAGAGACACATTCGTTGTGACACCTTGGACTGAAACAAATATGAACAATTGTCAAACACCCAGGGACTCTTTGAAAACTAGACCTGGAACATCACTGAAACAGGCGACAGACCTGAACGCTATGGATGAAAGAGTAGCGACTAACGGGCATCATGATTCTGTATTAGCAAGAAATTTTGTTCAAGAAAACGGATATGGATCTCCACCTGACAAACAGAGGGATGCAATGATCACCAGAGATATGAGGCATTGTCATCGAGAGAGACCAAAGGCGTCTGAAGCTCCGTTGGCTATGGATTCTCTCCCAAAGGGCAACGGGTCTGGAATTGAGAGTGACACCAGGCATTGTGACACTTGGAAAATAAAAGACCCAAAGCCCATGGGAGCAAAAGATTGCAACAAAACAGGGAACTCACACTCCGAAGTCACAAAAATAGTCCCTCTCAAGCCACAGAGATCAAAGAAGTCTTTGAATAAAGAGAACAAAGGTGCTGTAAACCCTCAAACTCAAAGCCAGTCTGATGGAGACATCTTTGTTGTGACTGAGGATGTACATGTGACAAAATCAAAGGACAGATCCTGTGAGGCAGGATTTAAAGATGATGGTAATACTGTACTGCAATCTGCAACAGATGTTGTCAAGGAAAACACAGAGGCCACCAAATACCACAGCGAGGGTACAATGTCATATCAGCAGCAAACTGTACTACATCAGCAGATTAAGAAGGAGTTGTTTGGACAACAGGAGCTCAGAGAGTGCAGAGGTACAGGACAAAGTCAGTGGACAAGAGGAGGCATGCTACATGACGATCATTTTCAAAACAGCTCAGAGTTTAAAGAGAATGTGTTCTCTAGCTCCAAATTTCCCATAGTTCCCCCTCGAACTCTTCCTCTGAAAACGCAGTGGTCCCGAGACAGGCAGACCAACATGGATAACAGCCACATCCACTACAGGACAGCCGGCCAAGAAGCAGCCAAGAGGAAGCAAGCG GAGACACCTCCCACACCTGCTATTCACGAGGAGCCCCTCAACGAAGCTTCA CGGGAACCATGGGAGAAACGTCTGGGCTCCGTCTCAGAGGACGACCAGGACCATGAGATCCTGTACCTTAAGGAAACCCATCTGGGCATTGAGCGCAAATGTTCAAGCATCACAGTCAGCTCTACATCCAGCTTGGAGGCTGAAGTGGATTTCACCGTCCTCACTGACCTGCACACAGGCATGGAGGAGTTCTCCAGGGGCATGTCAGAGCTGGGAGACAGGGATCTGTCACCTGATGGTGGTCTGTGCTTTGGCATTGACttgctccagcagcagcaaggcCCCCCtgaacctcctcctccattaGTGTCAGCTCCTCTGTCCAGAGGAGCCAGCAGCAGCCCTCCAGCCAAACATATCCAGACCGAAGACGTCCGACCTGAGATCAAACGGCCCGACGTGCAG CCTGTAGTCCCCAAAAAACCAAAGAGGTCAGTGCCGGTGTCGTCGTCGGTGGACAGAGAGCAGTCGCACAGAGAGGCCAGTCGTGTCCCTGCCATCGCACCACTGAGCAGGGAGGCCAGTGATGTCATGCCCACGCCAACAGTGAGGAAGACGGACGTCAGGACGGAGACCCAGCCCAACGGGTCAGAGGTTACCACCACCATTGTGGAGTTCACAGATCAG GATCACGGTATCACAGGCTTAAGTGAGGTTTCATACTCTACGAGACAGAACAAATCTCCT GTTCACGTGAGCAGTCTTGGAAGAGAGGCATCGGCTTCACCCATCCTTGTCACTGAAAACGTTACCTCGGCAACCACTCATGTCACCAAG ACAGTGAAAGGAGGATATTCAGAGACCAGGATCGAGAAGAGGATCATAATCACAGGAGACGACGATGTGGACCAGGAGCAG GCTCTGGCTATTGCAATACAGGAAGCCAAACAGCAGCATCCCGACATGCAGGTGACCAAGGCAGTTGTTGTCAGGGAAACAGAATCGACCACTGAGGATCGACACGGTGCATCAGAG TCTTGA